A region from the Bacillota bacterium genome encodes:
- a CDS encoding ABC transporter permease encodes MNGRQSINTNLRLKIVLGAARQLAIPLLAVLSAFIVGMVMVALAGFDPIKSFIALLDGAFGSGINFTETLVKSGPFLFTGLGVAIAFRSKSFNIGAEGQFYMGALAVSWLGVALGGLPAVVLIPILMVAAFVSGGIYGAIPGYLKARVGASEIVTTVMMNSIAVQFVNWIIRGPLQEPRHFYPETAEIAASAKLPVLIHGTRLHLGLFIGLAIAVLAYYFITKTVLGYQIRAVGSGPLAAEYAGIDIKRNIILAMAISGGLAGLGGAVELTGVTWKLYSNFSPGYGYSAIAVALLARRNPLAVILTSLLFGALATGANNLQRAAEVPAMLSSVMQALVIFFVLGYAVYEQWPRKGRGRPVPGPKAGTLAAAGSGESKGAGADD; translated from the coding sequence CTCCTGGCCGTCCTGTCGGCCTTCATCGTCGGCATGGTCATGGTCGCCCTGGCCGGATTCGATCCGATCAAGTCCTTCATCGCCCTCCTCGACGGGGCCTTCGGGAGCGGGATCAACTTCACCGAGACCCTGGTCAAGAGCGGGCCATTCCTGTTCACCGGGCTGGGCGTGGCCATCGCCTTCCGCAGCAAGTCGTTTAACATCGGGGCCGAAGGCCAGTTCTACATGGGGGCCTTGGCCGTCAGCTGGCTGGGAGTGGCCCTCGGCGGGCTGCCCGCGGTGGTCCTGATCCCGATCCTGATGGTCGCGGCCTTCGTGTCGGGGGGCATCTACGGGGCCATTCCCGGGTACCTCAAGGCCCGGGTGGGCGCGTCCGAAATCGTCACCACGGTGATGATGAACTCCATCGCCGTCCAGTTCGTCAACTGGATCATCCGCGGTCCCTTGCAGGAGCCGCGGCACTTCTACCCGGAGACGGCCGAGATCGCCGCCTCGGCCAAGCTGCCGGTCCTCATCCATGGGACCAGGCTTCACCTGGGCCTCTTCATCGGCCTGGCGATCGCGGTGCTGGCCTACTACTTCATCACCAAGACCGTCCTCGGCTACCAGATCAGGGCGGTCGGCTCGGGCCCGCTGGCGGCCGAATACGCCGGCATCGATATCAAGCGCAACATCATCCTGGCCATGGCCATCAGCGGCGGCCTGGCCGGCCTCGGCGGGGCGGTCGAGCTGACCGGGGTGACCTGGAAACTCTACAGCAATTTCTCACCGGGCTATGGCTACAGCGCCATCGCCGTGGCCCTCCTGGCCAGGCGGAACCCGCTGGCCGTCATCCTGACGTCGCTGCTCTTCGGGGCCCTGGCCACCGGGGCCAACAACCTACAGCGGGCGGCCGAGGTCCCGGCCATGCTCTCCTCGGTCATGCAGGCCCTGGTCATCTTCTTCGTCCTCGGTTACGCCGTCTATGAACAGTGGCCACGGAAGGGGCGGGGACGCCCCGTGCCTGGGCCGAAGGCCGGGACACTCGCCGCGGCTGGGTCGGGCGAGTCGAAGGGGGCCGGCGCCGATGACTGA